The genomic window tgctataacagaaatatcacaagtggatggctttgaaaaagagaaatattctcccatagtctaggaggctagaagtccaaattcagggtgccagttccagaagaaggctttctctctctgtcgaccctggaggaggtccttgtcatcagtcttccctggtcaaggatcttctcagtgcagggaccctgggtccaagggatgcgttattctcctggctcttgtttcttggtggtatgaggtaccttcccctgtttgcttctctcttttacatctcaaaaaagactgacttaagatacaacctaatcttgtagattgagttcaacctcattaacataactgcttctaatcctacctcagaggtaggatttacaacacataggaaaatcataccatatgacaaaatagtggacgcttacacaatactgggaatcatggcatagccaaggtGACACGTGtactggggggacacaattcaatccataacaacactCAAGCAGCAATATGGAGAGGCCTatgtggcaaggaactgaggcctccagccaacagccatgTGAATGAGCCATCTTGCAAATAGATTCTCCAGCCCCACTCAACTCTTCAGATAACTGTAGCCCTGACCAACAGTTTATAACTGTACCCTCATGATAAATCCCAAGTCAGAATTGCCCAACTCAGTtgctcccaaattcctgaccttCAGAAACTCTGACATGAGGaaagtttgttgttttaagccactaagttttggggtaatttgtatGCGGCAATGAATAACTAATACCTACCTTTCTTTGTTGAgtgctttctctgtctctctctctgcatctttgACTCTCTGGGCCTCTCAGCCTCTGGATGTccattttcctattctctatctgtGAATGCCTCTGCCTCTTTGACTCCTCTTTAGTCTCTCCCTTTATATCGGCTGGTTTCTGTTCTGGATCTCTTCCATGTGTCTGTGCCTTTCTGTTGATATGTCTTtgcggtgcagtgaattacttactATGGCCCTtccagccatagtctttgtaCTCCCATacaatgattgggtggggctatgcaaataaggtgcttgtggcccaccaaggggattggacagcttccTAATAATGCaagtaaggtgtatggaaccctaataaaGGGATTGGTTATtcttgccatcccactaggcttaaaatgagccatctcagaggcagaaaaaggggacctcactatcaccaagaaagaagagctagaagtggagcatgtcctttgaaaccggggtccctgcactgagaacctcctagaccaaggtgacagagagagagagagagctgtaacactggagatggcaaaagatggcgagaagcaggggcagcagaaccaggacactGGTAGGacatggtgcagtgggcttcccagcccttggagaaggaaagctgagtacTTTCAAGAAGGAGGCTTGCTGGTAGatggggtgcctctgagcacatggtggagctaggcttgctgacccaagcaactagagagctgagtgcctttaggcCAAGGCTTACTGCCAGGGTGGGCGTTtaccagtggagctaaagagctttgtaacacttgccagagcaaggcagaggccaggcAGGTACAAGGGCCCAAAAGGCGCATAACTGTGaacatggtctgtgagttctgtgcagcCGTTGCAATGAATAACCAAACCCAACACGGGAGTAGTGAGTGCGAGGGgaaggacagctggtgtcagaattagtaaaaaggttggagagaggaagtACATCTGACCTCTACTTCATAGGAATCGGCCTTGGGCTAATGCTGATAgtgattctctctcccccttgtgaagttagaggtcagatgCCCCAGCTGTGCCGCCATTTTTACACTCTTTCATGGCACGAGTTTCTCTATAGATGTGAATGTGTGCATCAAGGAGTCccagtggtgtaaacagttatccgctcagttgctaactgataagttggtggtttgaacccaccagcctctccccaggagaaagatgtggtggtctgcttctgtaaaggttatgaccttggaaaccctatggggagttgtactctgtcctacagggtcgctaggagttggaatcgactcgaaggcaatgggattaTGTGTgtatcaaggagctctggtggcgcaaatgtttaagcgctcagctgctaaccgaaatggtGGTTTTATCCCACCCAacggctcttcaggagaaagacctggtcactACAAGTGAGAATCCActggaagacacctaacaacaacgacaacacgtgtgtgtctgtctctgacGCTGTCTCTATGTATGTTTCCATGTCTCTGTTACTTCTCGTCTGCCTGTATTGCTAGATGAGTCTCTTTCTGAGTCTCTCTCTGTTTACgtatctttctctccctccccttctcgTGCCTGGCATCTTGTTCTTCCATTTCTAACCTGCTGAGTGGGTCTCTCTCTGTCTGGGGTCCCTCTGCCTCTATCTCTATATGTCTGTCTCTATGTTGTCTCTCTGTATGCGTCTGTGTCTCCTTCTCTGCCCCATCTGtatctttcattctttctctgttccgTCTGTGTATGTTTCTCTGTTTCCATCTCCGtgtctctctctgtatctctctcaATCAgtggctttccctctctgtccttctgggtctctctctcccttctctaaCCTACTGCCTTCCTCCGCCATGTCTCCCTGTAGCTCAGGCTCCCTTCCTTCTCCAGCCGCCACAATTCGGACCTCACCTCTAGCTCTTTCTCGCCTCCGCCTTCttggctcctcctcctccccgcctcgctctctccctctccccagaTCTCTGCCTCCCCCTCCTGGTCAGCGGCCCTCACCGCACTCCAGGGTCCCAGGGGATGCCCTAGCCCGGTTAAGGCAGCCCCCGGCGGAGGACCCAGTGGAGCATCGCGAGGGGGCTGTATGCGGTAGGACGGGCCCAAACCTGGGTCCCCGCGAACCGGGGGACTTCGGATATGAGCCCAGCCCTGCATGCGGGGACTTCGGAGAATTATCCCAGCTCCACCTTAAgcactcccccctccccccttctgCAGAGGATGGACTGCAAGCTCTGGGCCCCAGGTGTCCGGGCCACCCCCGCCCCACGGCCCCAGCGCGGCTGGGAGCTGGGGGCCAGCCCCCCACGACCCCTCCCATCCTGCCCCTTGTGCAGCCCCATTCCTCCAGCCCCAGGAATGTTCGGTGCTGCCAGAAGAGcccccaccgccaccaccacacacacacacacacaaaattaaataacaccgagagagagagaagagagggaggggggaggagggaggaaaggccgagagagaagagagaggcagaaaaggagaagaggcaggagaggaggaggggagagagagggaagcttgAGActagcagggagagggagaaagggaggaggtgaagaaggagaggagagagggcaggcaggagcagagaagggagaggaagaggtGATGGGCAGCAGGATGGAGACATGGAGTTAGGTGGCTTGGGAGAGCTTAATGAAAAGAGAACCAGGAGGGGGGTGTGGATTTGAAACCGAGAGGTAACTCGGGGGAGAGGCAGAAGGCAGAGAGGAGTAGGCAGGCAGATCAGGAGGTGGAAGGAGGCGGGAGGGTTTGGAGgaaagaggaggagaggaaggaggagaggcaCAGAGAGAGGGGAGAGGAGTGGGTTTGGGGGGTCTTCATCCCTGGCTGCTTTGGGATTTGGGGAACTGGGACTCCCCgtggggaggagaggaaggtCGGAAGTCCTGGAGCgagagggtcccagaaagaggggacagaggagctgagagaggagGAGCCAGGAGATTGGGAAGGGGACCCTCGAAGGCTTTCCCGGGGATGGAGGGTGCCACTCGCCTGAGCGCCCCTCGAGCGCTGGTACTCTGGGCCGCACTCGGGGCGGCAGGTAAGGCCTGGGGGTCGGGGCAGGAGCCCCTAAGggtgggctgggggtgggggtgccaAAGAGAGGGTTCAGGCTGTTCTCTTCCCAGCTCACATCGGACCAGCACCTGACCCCGAGGACTGGTGGAGCTACAAGGATAATCTCCAGGGAAACTTCGTGCCAGGTGCAACCAGGGCGGGGACCCAGGAGTCCGGGCCCCCCGGGTGCCTCCttcttcagacccaggagtctCAGTCCCCAGCACCCACGCTTCACCCAGTACCTTGGAGTCCCGGCCCTCTCCCCACCTCAGGAGTAGGGGCCCAGCCTCTGAACCCTGGGAACTCACTGTGGGATATTATACATGCGCATTTCAAGTAGCGAGTGGGAGTGAGTTAAAGGAAAGTGTGGGGGtggaagagtgtgtgtgtgtgtgtgtgtgtttgcagggAAGGAGGCAGGTCCTGGCTTCTGCTGGGAACCGGAGGTCCAGTGGCCCCAGTCCCCCACCTTGTCTAACCCTCTCCTGCAACTCGTTTCCCCAATACGTCATTATCCAGCTGTGGGACAAGGGAGACTGAAAGAACTACAACTCCCAAGGGGCACTGGGGCAGGCAGACAGTGGATGGGTAAGCTGGCAGCCCTGCGGACTTCTGGGAGTTGTAGTTCCTTCCCTCAATGCCATAATTTAAGCTGAAGAGAATCAAGGAGAGGATGGAGGCGTTACAGGGTTTTAGGAAACTAAGATTCTTCTAGGACCCAGGATTCTGGACCCCAGCCTCTTCTTTCTTACCTCAGACCTGGAGTCCAGATCTCCAGTCCCTCCTCTCGCCTGGGATCCAAGAGTCCAGACCACAGTCCTGTCTCACTAGATCCAAGCACTGGGACCCCACCCCTATTTCTGACTCCTCTTCCTCCCTGAACCCCTCCTCCCAGGGCCTCCCTTCTGGGGCCTGGTGAATGCAGCCTGGAGTTTGTGTGCCGTGGGCAAGCGGCAGAGCCCTGTGGATGTGGAGCTGAAGAGGGTCCTTTATGACCCCTTTCTGCCCCCCTTGAGGCTCAGCACTGGGGGAGAGAAGGTAAGAGGTTTAGAGGGAGGGATTACTGAATGAATCCTATAGGGGTGAGTGTGAGTGGGGGTTGAGGGGCAATGGCTGAGCTGGGAGGCCAGCACTGGGGAGGGGCACACAGCACTGGGGAAGAGAGAAGGCTCCCTACACTCTAAAATGAATCTTCCCTCCCTAAACATGGCTCCCCCATCTTCCATTTCTGTAGAAGCAATAGTAAAACAGACGGCTTCCcttaccaggcactgttttaaaagCTTGACAAAGTCTCATAATGTGCATAACTACCGTGAAAGACCTGCTATTATTATTCCTCTTTTATGGATGTAGaaattgaagcacagagaggttgagtTACTTGCCTGGGGTCACCAGCTGGAGAATGCCAGTTCGGGGATTCACACCCAGGCAGTGTGTTCCTAGTGGGCCATACCCTTATCTGCTTTGCAATACCATTTCTAATAAGAGCCCACACTACCTTTCACTCAGCTTCCCCAATCAAAAGCCTCAGATCCAGTTCTGATCccaacctctctctccctccccattcCCAATCCATGTTCTTTCTAGTTTGCCTGCTAAATATCATTTAATTCCTTTCACTTCGCGTAGCTTCTGGTAGCTTCCTTTCTGGTCTGCCTCTTTGCCTCCTACAATCCATTCTCCCCACCACAGCCGGAGAGATGCCTAATAACCCAAATTGGATCATACCGCTCTTCTGCTCAGACTCATATTAGGATAATTAATAATAACAAAGACTTACATAGCGCCTATGAAGTGCCTGACACTATGCGAAGTGTGTTATGTATATTcagttatttaaataaaaatatgaaactcCCATCATAGCCCACAAGGGCCTTCACCATCTGGCCCCCATTTTCATCCTCTCCTTTGCTCATCAGGCTCATGTCCCACTGGCCCCTTGGCTGTCACTAAAACAggccacctcagggcctttgcacttgttcATTTCTCTTCCTGGAATGCCCTTCTCCCTGCTCCTTGCAACTAACCCCTGGTTATCCTTCAGGTCTGCGTTCAAATGTCACCCCCCATCTAGACCAGGTCCCCCACTGCATTTTCTCAGAGCTTCCTATTTTCCTTTGCATCATGGGCACAGGATGTAATTAATTAAGCTGCTACTCATGAGATTGAATATTTATTGTCCATCTCTTCTCCATTAAAACATAAGTTCCATGAGGCCCAGGAGTTTTGTCTACTTATTAGTTGCCCTATTCCTGGCATCCGTGGCACATAGTAGCAGCTCAGTAAATTTGTTATTGAAATGAATCCAACTGATATTGAACACCTACCAtgggccaaaaggagccctggtgtcaaaCTGGtcaagctcttggctgctaaccgaaaggttggcggtttgaactcaccaggtgcttctcaggagaaagatgtggcagtctgcttccctaaagattacagccttggaaactctatggggcagttctactttgtcctaagggtcgctatgagttggcaatgggttttttggttaccaTGGGCCAGCATAGAACTTGGCAAGTAGTTGATGCTCAAACTATGTTGGATGACTAAATGACTGTAGGAAGTGGGAAATGCTGGAGTGGAAAACGGGAGAGAAGAGATCTTTCTGTGTCCCCATAACAGCTTCTGTGTCTCCCACAGCTCCGGGGAACTCTGTACAACACGGGCCGCCACGTCTCCTTCCTGCCTGCACCCCGGCCTGTGGTCAATGTGTCTGGAGGTCCCCTCCTTTATAGCCACCGACTCAGTGAACTGCGGCTGCTTTTTGGGGCGCGGGATGGAGCTGGCTCTGAACACCAGATCAACCATCAGGGCTTCTCTGCTGAGGTGACAGCCCCAGACCTCTGACCCTTGGCCCCAGCTCTGACCTCGATCCAACTCCCCCCACTTTGCCCTCTTCCCATGCTTCACCCCACTCTCCTGCACAAACTGGTCCCCCACCCCGAGCACTGACCCTTACCCTGACCTGGAAACCCTAAGGCGCCAGAGATAGAGCcattctctcctctccttctgctGGAGAACCCACCACTCTGTGTGTCCCCTTCCCTCAGGTGCAGCTCATCCACTTCAATCAGGAACTCTACGGGAACCTCAGTGCCGCCTCCAGAGGCCCCAATGGCCTGGCCATCCTCAGCCTCTTTGTCAATGTGAGTTAGACAAGATTCTGAGGGAGCAAGGGGCTGGTCGCCTGAGGGAGGAGGGGTTCCGGGAGTCTAGACTTCTGGGTACTGGAGGAGGAGGGGCCTAGGGGGTTAGGAGACTAGGGGGTTGGACTTTTGGACTCCTGCTCCTCCCCTTGTACCCCACACAGGTGGCCGGCAGCTCAAACCAATTCCTCAGCCGCCTTCTCAACCGCGACACCATCACTCGCATTTCCTACAAGAGTGAGTCCCTGGTGTATTGGGAAGGTTGATCACAGGAGAGAGGTCCAAGGTGGGCCCCCCTTCACTCTGGCTGATGTTCTCCCAGATGATGCCTACTTTCTTCAAGACCTGAGCCTGGAGCTCCTATTCCCTGAATCCTTCGGCTTCATTACCTATCAGGGCTCTCTCAGCACCCCGCCCTGCTCGGAGACTGTCACCTGGATTTTGATTGACAGGGCCCTCAATATCACCTCCCTTCAGGTGACCTTCTCTGCCTCTGACCCGGGGATCCCCCAGCCTTCCTCTAAACCCCTTCCTCCCGCTGACTCGGAACCAGAACGGGCAAATGGGAGGGTCCGAACAATCAGCGTAAGGGGTGCGGGGCTGAGCCCCTCCCAGGGGCGGGGCTTCCCGTGACGTCACCAGGACCGTTTCCCTAGTCACTCCCAGTTTCCCCCTTTCCACGGCAGATGCACTCCCTGAGACTCCTGAGCCAGAATCCTCCATCCCAGATCTTCCAGAGCCTCAGCGGTAACGGCCGGCCCCTGCAGCCCTTGGCCCACAGGGCCTTGAGGGGCAACAGGGACCCCCGGCACCCCGAGAGGCGCTGCCGAGGCCCCAACTACCGCCTGCATGGTATGGTCCAATCTGCACCCCCTCCACGCCTTGGTCTAACCCGCCTATGTGTTCCCTTGATGTCTCAATatggcacagccctaccccctttTTCTGTGAGCGCTCATTCTCCTCCCTCTGTGTCAACTTGGTACAGTCCACCTCCCCGCCTCCTTAGACCATTGGTGGTCCatgatttgtttttcctcttcattGCTTTGCAACTCGGTATATAACCCGAGCTCCCTGGCTTCCGTGTAGAACAATTAACGACTGGTCCATGTTACGGTACTTCTATCCCTATAGCTTAACAACATGGTACAGACCTCCCTGTTTCCATGTGGTATAACCCGAGTTTCACTGCTCCCACATCGAGATTCAAGTTGGTACAATTCTTTGCCCTTCCTACTGCTTCCCTGTGATCTAACGGCCACTCTCTGGTTTATCAACATGGTACAGCCCAGATCCCACTCCCCCCACCAATACCTTCATGTAGTTCAGTCTAATGCTGAAGCTGGATGTCCCTATTACACCCTCCTGCTTCCTCCTTATGGTTCAGCCCAGTGGTGGTCCAGCTTCCGGAGCTTCTCAGCCTAGTACATTCCGGCTCCCCCTCGGAGCCTCCCAGTGGTAGAGCCCGGCGCGTCTTTGCCCTCACCACCTCCACTCACtcccctaaccaaaaaaaaaaaaaaaaaccccaaacccacttcTGTCAGTCAAGTCccattcataacgaccctataggccatggtagaactgccccatagggttttccaggctgtagattttaaggaagcagactcacatctttctcctgcgacattggtgggttccaaccaccgacctttgggttagcagctgagtgtttaaccattgcgccaccagggctcttttgcaTGCCCCTATTGTGCCCTAAACTAACACCTCCCCCCATCGGTGTCCTGTCTTTCAGTGGATGGTGCCCCCCATGGTCGCTGAGACTCCCCATCGAGGATTCCGTCTGCCCCTCCCAAGCCTCCACTCTAGGGGAGGGGAGTCACCCCCAAAACAAAGCTATTAAAGGGACAGATACTTCCTGTTTCTCAGTGGTCTGATTCTAGGCGCGGTGGGGAAACAGTTGGGTATTAAACAACAGCAGCCTTCTTCTAGAAACCAGTCTCTCTTTTCCTAAACTCCCACTGCTCAGCATTTTGGCTTTCTATTTCCCAGAACAATCATTTGGACATGCGTCTCCTTTAAGCGGGGACATTTCACCCCTTCGCAGCACGCGCGGAGCCATGTGCTTCTCCCACCTGCCTGCCTCATTGGCCCGAACTGGGTCACGGTCCCGCCCCCAGCACACCTCCTATTGGGCAAATGTAGGTCATGGTCCCGCCTCCTTCCAAAAGGCAAGGCTACTTCACGCGCTGAGCCCCTCACGCGCCCTCCCGGGCCTTGGCCGATCTAGGGCGTCCAATTGGCTGTGTGTCTCTAGAGAGCGAGATGCGATTGGCCCGCGCTTGCACAGGGAGGGAGGCACGCGGCTGGGGTGCATGTCCAAAGAGACGGGCGGGGCTGGGCGGGCGCGTGCGGGGGCCGGGAGGAGGGGCCCGCGCGGTGGCGTCGggtgttttggtttggctttttttttccgcGAAAGAAGTTTGCTTTGGCCCCGCCTCAAGGCGGctgcctcctcctgcccctccgcGCACACCCCTTGGTGCAGATTGCAAAGCGCCTTCCGTTGCGAGAGCTGCAGATTTTGCAAGAGCCAGGCTCGCCCACCTTGTAGGAGAGCCTGTGTCCCCTCGCTCCCTTAGTTGCAAAGAGCCAGCTGCCTGATTTGGTCACCCCTTCGCTCAGACTGCATGGTCTCCGGGGACCCTCTTGAGTTGCACGTTTCTGTACGGAGGACTGCGAATCTCCGTTGCTCCTAGGATTTGCAGTGTTCTGGATACTGGAGGCTTGCAAGCTACACTCGCCCGCCCCTGGGCAGATACTCGCCCCAACCGCAGGAGTCTGCCGCTGACTGGCAGGCCAGCTCTTCGCCTCTCCATGAGCCCGTGAGCCTGGGGGCAGGTGCCCGGTGATGGCGCGGCCCGCGAGCGAGAGGACACCGGCCCCCCTGCTGCTGAGCGGCCCAGCCGGGGCCCCCCCTGGCGGGGGAGCACTGCTTGGGCTGCGGAACCTTCTGCAGGGGACTAGCAAGCCCAAAGAGCCGGCCAGCTGTGAGTTCCAGCCCCCACCTCACCCAACTCAGAGCACCCTTAGGGACTCAAGACCTATTCTCCCAGCTTTTATCCACTCAGTTACTCAGGTGTTTAAGCTCCTAGATCCTTTAGCACTCAGGACCCAAAAGTACCAGCTCTCCACCCAGTCCATCCCGAGGACCCAGGATTGTAGGCCCCTATCCCCTCTTCCTTTTGATTTCGGGAGTCTGGACCCCGGGGGTCGGGGGCGGAGGGAGGGGGTGTGTCGGGTGCTCACACGGTGGTGACACGGGCTTAGGCGGGGCCTCCTGGGGTCACATGGGGCCTAGAATGAGGAATGTGCCCGAGGACTAGAGCCCCTTCCTGCCCCTTACAGAGTgtgggggaggggaaaggagaaagCGCGCATGGGAAGTGGGGGGAATTTCGGAGGAATTACAGAGctgtcatttttttctctcaccTGTCTAACCCTCCACCTACCCTGTCTGTGACACCCTCCTGGACGTCCCTCCCCCTTTCTCTCGGTCTTTCTGTCTCCTCTCCACTCTGGGTCTCTGTCCCCATCTCTCGTCTCTGCCTCCCCCTTCTGAGTCTCTGTCCCGCTCTGTTTCGGTCTCTATCCCTCTCCCCGTCTCTGTCCTTCTTTCTCTCTGGGTGTCTGCCTTCCTCTCTGAatatctctcccttcctctctctgggTGTTTGTCCTTCCcccattcccctcccccccccacttGTCCATTCTTTCTGGATCCCTGTATGTCCGCCGTGTGAATCTCTATGCTCCCTTCTCTCCGGTCTCTCTGACTCGGGATCCTCTATCTCTTCCCTCCTCCACCCCGTCCCGTCTTCCCTTGGCCCGCAGGTCTCCTGAAGGAAAAGGAGCGCAAGGCGGCTCCGCCGGCAGCCACGGTTCCCGGGCCAGGCCTGGAGTCGGCGGGCCCGCCGGAGGCCCCAGCTGGGGCGGTGGTGGGCGGCGGATCCCCGCGGGGGCGCCCCGGGGCCGTGCCCGGCCCGGGTCTGTTGGCGCCGCTGCTGTGGGAGCGGACGCTGCCGTTTGGCGACGTGGAGTACGTGGACCTGGATGCCTTCCTGCTGGAGCACGGGCTCCCGCCTAGTCCGCCGCCTCCCAGGGGCCCGTCCCCGTCACCCTCGCCCGCGCGTACCCCGGTGCCCTCCCCGGGACCCGGCTCCTGCGGCTCGGCCTCC from Loxodonta africana isolate mLoxAfr1 chromosome 11, mLoxAfr1.hap2, whole genome shotgun sequence includes these protein-coding regions:
- the CA11 gene encoding carbonic anhydrase-related protein 11 isoform X2; translation: MEGATRLSAPRALVLWAALGAAAHIGPAPDPEDWWSYKDNLQGNFVPGPPFWGLVNAAWSLCAVGKRQSPVDVELKRVLYDPFLPPLRLSTGGEKLRGTLYNTGRHVSFLPAPRPVVNVSGGPLLYSHRLSELRLLFGARDGAGSEHQINHQGFSAEVQLIHFNQELYGNLSAASRGPNGLAILSLFVNVAGSSNQFLSRLLNRDTITRISYKNDAYFLQDLSLELLFPESFGFITYQGSLSTPPCSETVTWILIDRALNITSLQMHSLRLLSQNPPSQIFQSLSGNGRPLQPLAHRALRGNRDPRHPERRCRGPNYRLHVDGAPHGR
- the CA11 gene encoding carbonic anhydrase-related protein 11 isoform X1: MEGATRLSAPRALVLWAALGAAAHIGPAPDPEDWWSYKDNLQGNFVPGPPFWGLVNAAWSLCAVGKRQSPVDVELKRVLYDPFLPPLRLSTGGEKLRGTLYNTGRHVSFLPAPRPVVNVSGGPLLYSHRLSELRLLFGARDGAGSEHQINHQGFSAEVQLIHFNQELYGNLSAASRGPNGLAILSLFVNVAGSSNQFLSRLLNRDTITRISYKNDAYFLQDLSLELLFPESFGFITYQGSLSTPPCSETVTWILIDRALNITSLQMHSLRLLSQNPPSQIFQSLSGNGRPLQPLAHRALRGNRDPRHPERRCRGPNYRLHGMVQSAPPPRLGLTRLCVPLMSQYGTALPPFSVSAHSPPSVSTWYSPPPRLLRPLVVHDLFFLFIALQLGI